The Diabrotica undecimpunctata isolate CICGRU chromosome 3, icDiaUnde3, whole genome shotgun sequence genome includes the window ATTTAGAAGCCCCCATAGTCAGCTCTAAGCTCGTTTTTAAGTGCAAGGAAGCACTGGCTGATATTGCGCTGAGCACCACGGTCAACCTGATGTGGGTACTGGGAAATACAGGTTTACGCTCTGGGACGACAAAGCTCATCCACCCTGTCAGTGGAATCTTCCTTTGCGAAAATTACAGGAATCCTAGACTACTGGTGGACGTATGAGGTAGGCTAGCCTCTATAAAGCGGGGCCATTAAAAAATCATAGAGCCTAATTTCTCCTTTTAAACTGTAAAAGATGATCTCTGGTGATCAGTATGTTTACCGACCAGTGTAGATTCAAGAGAAATTACATGCTTCTCTTAAAAACATCACATCTAGAAACGTCCTCACATATCCTCTAATACTGGTACTGGTATATTAGAGGTCGCAGACCCTGGGTTCGGCCTTTATGCAACCGAACTGAATGAAGGAGGTACCCCTTAGGAGACTTGTAGACTTGTAGGTACCCTTAAGGTTACTAAAGAACTAGACGATCGGAACGGTAGGAAAAGCTCAGATCTGGAGCCCCTGTTGATTTTAGCTTGTCACTTGAGTTTGAAAGTCACTTCACGCCACGCCGGTCCATTTTCGGAGGTAGTAGACGGTAGTAGGGAGAGAGTTTTGGCTTTGGTATGCCACAGCCACGCAGAGATTAGTGTACCGTGTACCTAACATAAGTGAAGTGTAGCTAGAGTACTTGTCGATACATGTTGAATCGCTCAAATAGTTCagtattatcaaagaatatagacgcttaagcgtctatattctttggtattattCTCAAATATTCTCAAATATGAAAAATGAAGGTCGTATAGTAGTAAAGAATAAAACTTAAAAAGTTACTACACAGTGTGAAGGAACACCATTCTTGTGTTTacaatgttttaataaattacatACATAATACATAAATTACATAGATAcatgaaatataaaatgtaatgtttttgtaaacatatttcaaaataaaaataaattttaagcttaatttttatatcatttttatttaaaaaaaaatgtttaccatTGAAAATATTCCGTGCATAATGTTTGCACAGGCTGTGCCGGGCCATTACATACGATTTATACACAGTTAGTTATGCCGGCAGCCTGGTAAGCTGCATTAAAAATAGGATTGTAGTGCCGGTCCCATCGGACCGATGTGGCGTGCTGAAACATTGTGGTGCCGGTCCCATGGGCCCGGCACGGCAGTTAacttgttaaaaaacaaaattcttacaaaatatataaataggtAACTTTTTAACGGTGAAAAAAATTCTAAAGAAATcgctaaattgttaataattaaaaaaaccaagCCTAAATTTCTGAAGAATACGTATAGGTTTGCTTATTATAGGtatataaagggtgttttttagaggtatagaactgaaatggaataaaacaaagatgatttgTATAAATGGAcacgaaattgactttattcgaaagaCAATATtctggcattataatttaaatatgatttctggcatatgaccgttatggctctgacgtagtctaatctggagatccaattttcgatcactttttccaatatttgtagcTGTATATCGACAATAACGCGGTGAATGTTGTTCTtcaagtggtcaatcgtttcatgCTTATCGGTGTAGACTAGAACAACATATACATACATAAAATATTCTAGCAGTGTTAAATCACACGATCTTGGAGGCATATTCACGGTGCGAAACGTAAAACTATGCAGTAACCAAACGTTTCCTTCGATAAATCGATTGTGATACGAGCTGTGTGATATGTTACGCCATCTTATTGAAACAACAGTTCCTGCACATCCTGGTTGTTCAATTAAAGAATGAAAAAGGCAGTactcatggctctatagcggtcaccactgactgtaacgttctggccatcgtcgtttttgaagaagtataGTCCAATGATTTCACCAGATtataaagcacaccaaacagtcagtttttttGGATATAATAGTTTCTTaacatacatttgaggattattttaactccaaatagggcagttttgtttgttgacgtagccattaAACCAAAAGTAAGCTTCATCActaacaaaattcgcttatgaaaatcaaCGGCAATCGTTTGGACCCACTCACCGAATCTACGCCTTCCGTATCCGTATTcgactgctgtgcacgatggcaggTAGACTGATTTAGGTCTTcctgtatgctacgctctacaaTAGCAACAgcttcttctgtacgcactgtacgacatGTCTGTGaatgcatattatcatttagagtcaacgtggtgcaaaaacgttccatgATTAATAATTGAATTACTTGTTTTGATATACTGTTCGGGCGTTAAGTCCATTCATGCcgaaatgccaaaccaaacttaatataaatcacttgacagctgtcaaaatgaccgacagttaaaaaagtgttgccAACTTATATTTCTAATTCTAAAAAAACACACTTTATTAACGGAAAAACTCAAATCTCCGGCTATTGATAAGTCGTGAAGatggttaaattttgtttatgttcCAAGAGTAAAACGTGTTACCAGTAAATATGGTGGCAGTATGGAGGCAGTAAGTTGTATTTCCTTTACGAACTTGagtaaattgtaaaaattataaaaataatattgtttaataaatacTGTCTAATAACATCATTTCGAATAGCCTTATATTTTACCGCGATCAATCCTAGTAGTTTTTAAGTATTTGTTGAATTTCAATTATTGTCTTTCCTTTTGTTTCTGGAAGTACAAAGTATATAAATAACACGCCCAAAAACGAACATATAGCAAATATCCAAAAGCACCAATATGTTCCAATGGCATCAGCTAAAAGTGGATACGTAAAAGCTATAAGAGATAATGCAATAGCCGATGATGCCATAACAAAAGCTACTCCAACTGATCTTACATCTGATAAAAACAATTCACCTGGTATAGTTACAGGTATTGGTCCAAGTCCTACGAAATAAAATACGATGTATAGTGAAACACACACAATAGGTAACCATTGCATATAAGCACAAAGtggagattttatatattttaaatagaaaaatacaCCCAGAATTGAGGAGCAAGATCCAGTTCCTAAAGTAGATGGAATCAACAAAGCTTTTCTACCAAATTTCTCAACTACAAAGCAAGGAAAAACAGAACAAAGAGCTGACACTATTCCAACAATAATAGCACCTGTATTACCTGATATTTTTGTACCAGCTTCGTTAAGAATTGGAGCTAACAGTGCAGTTACAACAGGAACTCCAGATGAAGAACGTATTATCATTGGTACTATTGACAAATAGTAACCAACCCTTCCTtcctttgtttttaaaaaagcaaaaaaacttggttttatatttctatttataGCTTGtaaatttaacataattttattaaaatcttcagCGAGTTCTTCTTTAGATTTATTGCATCTTAGTCTTTTTATTGTGCTAATACAGTCAGCTGTCTTTCCTTTGGATAACAAAAAGGTTGGACTTTCGGGTGCGAACAGAAAAAGGATTTGAAAAAGTATTAGTGGAACTGCTGTTAAAATAGTGAATAATTTAAGAGAAAATGTCGTTCCAAGAACATACGTATAAAGGGACCCTAATGGTAAAAATACTAACATTACACAACCGTATTTTGCCCTATTGTGATCCTCACAAATCTCTGTGAAATACACAGGAATAACAGTATACAAAGCCGAAAAACAAGCTGTCCCTAtcgaaagaaaaataattattaactcTATTCTAGTACTGAAAGCTACtccaagaatatttaaaaatattgcagTGCCCAAAATTTGAAGATTTCCTTTTCGTCCAACTAAGTCTGATAATTTGGGTAGGAAAAGTGACCCAAATATTGCTATAAAGTACGGAACTCCTACTAACAGTGATACTTCTATAGTTTTGATCGGCATTCCTAGTGGATTTTCACGAGTGTCGTTAGATTTCAGCTTCACTAATGCTGGAGAAGGCCAAGCCAGAGTCGTTGCACCAGAAAACATAACTAGCATTGCTGAAATACAAAAAGGTATTACAGTGGTTTTAATAATAACATGAGTGCCTACATTTGACTTAATGGATGTTTGCCTAATATATCGATCTTCGATCTATCTATATTAGTGAAATATCTTCTatctatattaataaatatatgaaTCGCTGAAATGTTTGTACGGGCATCACTTCAGAACGATTTCACCAAATTTGATCACCATTAAATGTCTTTAATAACtctctatttattttgttaatcatagCTTCCTTTGGTATTCATAGTGcgctaaattttatttattttatgtcatCCTTTAATACAATCATCTTACCATATCTGTGTTTAATAAAATAAACGCCGCTTGTATTTAAATGGAATACAGGCCAGAGAACTTTTATTTAAAGAATCCTTATTTTGGTATAACATGTCAAATTGCGTGTAGAAAGAAAAAAGACATCTCTAACTtcatatttatattgatatttaatCAACTTTGTTGTATGTTCTGTTTTATTATATGAACATTGTTTTTAGTATTACTAATAATTTCAATTAGTAAATGTTCATGATCATTGTTTTACGTTATACCgagtaaattaaaacaaaataaaataaactactaATACAAATCATAAATGTGTTGCCTGTGTGactccatttcaaataggtaaaaagacataagacttacaatcaatttaattttactaccaaaacgaccggtttcgctttctacactttgcaaagcatcttcaggtcaaacggtacaaagtaaattaaatgatgatatttatatttattcgaaagatatattttagaaatgtgttttaatttattgaattttttttaataaaaggacAGTTGTACGGcaatgaatgaaattagatgtacaattttgtgggtgtgcaatttctttaacttgtaatcatcaaattttttgacaaagtgaatttgatttctgttttggcagaaaattgtgatgtcagatatgttaaaattattaaaactaaaacaattaaggacacttagggacaaacagaacacaattaaaaggacaaaacagataTTAAATTTAAAAGGAGGCACTTATTGGTACTACTTCATGTTgtaggagaggaactggtaaaaTTTTTACTTGGAGAAGGGTATTAGAAAACGAGACACATCTCTTCTAAACTATTTATCGCTTTATTACAGAATGCCGAGGAACAATAATTGGAAGATCACCAGAAAAACACTCTCCACTGTCCCTAAAGTCTTAGTGAATAACCACCCTCTCCCAGTGATCACCCCTCTCGATCACCGCAAAATTCTAGGACTAATATTCGACTCCCGACTTTCTTGGAAACTACATATTCAGGAAACTAGAGCAGAGTGcctaaaacgtttaaatattatcaaaacacttTCCCATTACCAATGGGGCGCTAGCGAATGTacactattaaaagtatataGGTCTCTTATTCGCTCTAAACTCGATTACGGCAGCTTTATATATATGTCAGCATCCAAAACATCCTTACAAACCCTTAATTCAGTGCATAATACTACTATCCgcctctgtttaggagcttttcgtAGCAGTCCAGCTGAGAGCCTCTACGGCGAAGCCAACGAACCCCCTTTTTGGCTTAGGCGCCAATATCTCCTCCTTTCTTTTGCTGCCTCTACTTCAGCTAACCTTTCTAATCCAGTACACACACTGCTGACATTACCCAACTATACTAGTACACACCCTTCTGCTCCACGCATACACACTATCGCCCTCCTACTTCtaactttaataccacatataaatttatctctaactaaccctctcccgatcccgcagaattctccttggaccaaaactttaccgaaatttaatgtgtcacttacaaagtttagtaaggcagaaaccaaccaggatttgatta containing:
- the LOC140437594 gene encoding probable metabolite transport protein CsbC isoform X1, encoding MTILNNKVLIQNSSLWRRLNIFPMRVKNNRYSQITMSKSKEETLAMLVMFSGATTLAWPSPALVKLKSNDTRENPLGMPIKTIEVSLLVGVPYFIAIFGSLFLPKLSDLVGRKGNLQILGTAIFLNILGVAFSTRIELIIIFLSIGTACFSALYTVIPVYFTEICEDHNRAKYGCVMLVFLPLGSLYTYVLGTTFSLKLFTILTAVPLILFQILFLFAPESPTFLLSKGKTADCISTIKRLRCNKSKEELAEDFNKIMLNLQAINRNIKPSFFAFLKTKEGRVGYYLSIVPMIIRSSSGVPVVTALLAPILNEAGTKISGNTGAIIVGIVSALCSVFPCFVVEKFGRKALLIPSTLGTGSCSSILGVFFYLKYIKSPLCAYMQWLPIVCVSLYIVFYFVGLGPIPVTIPGELFLSDVRSVGVAFVMASSAIALSLIAFTYPLLADAIGTYWCFWIFAICSFLGVLFIYFVLPETKGKTIIEIQQILKNY
- the LOC140437594 gene encoding probable metabolite transport protein CsbC isoform X2, whose product is MEEVKYIPDESEKQPLQPNNDVKIKRRDTWYLCFTVFTTMLVMFSGATTLAWPSPALVKLKSNDTRENPLGMPIKTIEVSLLVGVPYFIAIFGSLFLPKLSDLVGRKGNLQILGTAIFLNILGVAFSTRIELIIIFLSIGTACFSALYTVIPVYFTEICEDHNRAKYGCVMLVFLPLGSLYTYVLGTTFSLKLFTILTAVPLILFQILFLFAPESPTFLLSKGKTADCISTIKRLRCNKSKEELAEDFNKIMLNLQAINRNIKPSFFAFLKTKEGRVGYYLSIVPMIIRSSSGVPVVTALLAPILNEAGTKISGNTGAIIVGIVSALCSVFPCFVVEKFGRKALLIPSTLGTGSCSSILGVFFYLKYIKSPLCAYMQWLPIVCVSLYIVFYFVGLGPIPVTIPGELFLSDVRSVGVAFVMASSAIALSLIAFTYPLLADAIGTYWCFWIFAICSFLGVLFIYFVLPETKGKTIIEIQQILKNY